One Burkholderia sp. 9120 genomic window, AGTTCCGGTATTCACCGGTCATCACGTCCTGCACCCAGGGCTGGTTGTCCAGATACCATTGCACGGTTTTGCGCAGACCCGTTTCGAACGTTTCGGCCGGTTTCCAGCCGAGTTCGCGCTCGAGCTTGCGAGCGTCGATCGCATAGCGCCGGTCATGGCCGGGGCGATCCTTGACGAACGTGATCTGCTCCCGATACGAGCCGGCCTGCTTCGGGCTCAGTTCGTCGAGCAGGTCACACAGCGTATGCACCACGTCGAGATTGGTCTTTTCGTTCCAGCCGCCCACATTGTAGGTTTCGCCCGGCTTACCGCGTGCCAGCACTTCGCGAATCGCCGCGCAATGATCGCCGACGTATAGCCAATCGCGCACATTCAAGCCGTCGCCGTAGACAGGCAAAGCTTTGCCTCCCAACGCGCTAGCGATCACCATGGGGATCAGCTTTTCGGGAAAGTGGTACGGACCGTAGTTGTTCGAACAATTCGTGGTCAGTGTGGGCAGACCATACGTGTGATGGTAAGCGCGCACCAGATGATCCGCGCCGGCCTTGGTTGCCGAATACGGGCTGTTCGGCGCGTACGGCGTGGTTTCCGAGAATTGCGGGTCGGTCGGCGACAGCGAGCCGAACACTTCGTCGGTGGACACGTGCAGGAAGCGGAATGCAGCCTTGTCCGCATCGTTCAGCGTGTTCCAGTAAGAGCGGGCGGCTTCGAGCAACGTGAACGTGCCGACCACGTTGGTCTGCACGAAATCGGCCGGGCCGTGGATCGAGCGGTCCACATGGCTCTCGGCGGCGAAATGCAGCACCGCGCGCGGCTTGTGTTCGGCAAACAGCGCGTCCAGCGTGGCACGATCGCAGATATCGGCGCGCACGAAGACATGCAGGGGATTGTCCTGTTGCGATTTGAGCGTGCTCAGATTGCCGGCGTAGGTCAGCTTGTCGACGTTCAGCACTGCTTCGCCTGAGCCATCGAGCCAGTCGAGCACGAAATTGGCGCCGATAAAACCGGCGCCGCCCGTTACCAGGATCATGAATTTCCCTTCTAGATGTTGATGGCGGACCGGGTTCGCCTCACCGGTTCTGCACACCCTGCGTGGTGGTTTCGTTCTCGTCGACGTGGCGGCGGCCGCTGCTCATAAAGGGCAGACACTCATTCGCCGACTTTATGACGCCCCCAGATTATAAAGCTGTCCCGGGCAAAAACCAGAACCCTAACAACTTGAAACAGCTTGACAAATCGGTCGCATAGCAGCCGGCTCTCGCCGCCATGCCCGGCGAATGAGGAAACCCTGACTCGGTGTACGCAAGGGCGTTGTATCGCCAGCTGGAGCGCCCTTTCAGGCAGACAGGAAAAGCTGATGACCCAAAT contains:
- the rfbB gene encoding dTDP-glucose 4,6-dehydratase, producing MILVTGGAGFIGANFVLDWLDGSGEAVLNVDKLTYAGNLSTLKSQQDNPLHVFVRADICDRATLDALFAEHKPRAVLHFAAESHVDRSIHGPADFVQTNVVGTFTLLEAARSYWNTLNDADKAAFRFLHVSTDEVFGSLSPTDPQFSETTPYAPNSPYSATKAGADHLVRAYHHTYGLPTLTTNCSNNYGPYHFPEKLIPMVIASALGGKALPVYGDGLNVRDWLYVGDHCAAIREVLARGKPGETYNVGGWNEKTNLDVVHTLCDLLDELSPKQAGSYREQITFVKDRPGHDRRYAIDARKLERELGWKPAETFETGLRKTVQWYLDNQPWVQDVMTGEYRNWLAKHYAA